A genome region from Microbacterium terricola includes the following:
- the nudC gene encoding NAD(+) diphosphatase, which produces MPASADRPIQIGLDRAADERATPGLLDTLRLDAASRVLVIVGDRAPVSGEGLRWVEPAQAPADAQWAFLGRAADGEALLAAVVAATDDVTFPGEWASLRAIGGTLTAADAGAFVAALSLGRWLLDAPYCSACGTLTETTMAGWARHCPACGRDHFPRTDPAVIVAITSATDPDRLLLGSNALWGADRYSCFAGFVEAGESLEEAVRREVHEEAGVDALDIVYRGSQAWPYPRSLMLGFWAAAADDAAAEADGEEIAAVRWFTRDEVGAGLRGEGEVTLPGTASIAHRLITDWYEGRA; this is translated from the coding sequence ATGCCCGCATCCGCCGATCGGCCGATCCAGATCGGCCTCGACCGCGCCGCCGACGAGCGCGCGACCCCCGGACTCCTCGACACGCTGCGGCTCGACGCAGCCAGCCGTGTCCTCGTGATCGTGGGTGACAGAGCGCCCGTCTCCGGCGAAGGGCTGCGGTGGGTGGAACCGGCGCAGGCGCCCGCCGACGCGCAGTGGGCCTTCCTCGGGCGCGCCGCAGACGGAGAGGCACTGCTGGCCGCGGTGGTCGCCGCAACCGACGACGTCACCTTCCCCGGGGAGTGGGCGAGCCTGCGCGCGATCGGCGGAACGCTGACCGCGGCGGATGCCGGCGCCTTCGTGGCCGCACTCAGCCTCGGGCGCTGGCTGCTGGACGCGCCGTACTGCTCCGCCTGCGGAACGCTCACCGAGACCACCATGGCCGGCTGGGCCCGCCACTGCCCGGCCTGCGGGCGCGACCACTTCCCGCGCACCGACCCCGCCGTCATCGTGGCGATCACGAGCGCGACGGACCCCGACCGTCTGCTGCTCGGCTCGAACGCGCTCTGGGGCGCCGATCGCTATTCCTGCTTCGCGGGCTTCGTCGAAGCGGGCGAGTCGCTCGAGGAGGCGGTGCGGCGCGAGGTGCACGAGGAAGCGGGCGTCGACGCGCTCGACATCGTCTACCGCGGATCGCAGGCGTGGCCGTACCCGCGATCGCTGATGCTCGGCTTCTGGGCCGCCGCTGCCGACGACGCCGCCGCGGAGGCGGACGGCGAGGAGATCGCCGCGGTGCGCTGGTTCACCCGTGACGAGGTCGGGGCGGGCCTTCGCGGCGAGGGCGAGGTCACCCTCCCGGGAACCGCGTCGATCGCGCACCGGCTGATCACCGACTGGTACGAGGGGCGCGCATGA
- a CDS encoding zinc-dependent metalloprotease translates to MADDDRSPEDEFQELIRQLFGGEGGQLDPEQLSQLAGMNIDPAMMQALMRQLQGAFASGGDEGGISWDLAQRQALHIANQDGLGITDGQRTDLEQAFSLATLWLSEATTISELATAPRAMTRGAWVEATLPVWQQLAEPVATSIADALTGALSEQAPEEMQGLVQGARRFMRTVGGSLFATQLGHVVGNLSKEVVSGGDVGIPLMPDGEAAILPQNFADFGRDLEIPDDQLALYIATRELAHARLFRHARWLRLHVISQVTDFARGIRVDTSALEELASRFDPSEPEELRRALESGALLPARTDEQETALVRLENLLATIEGWVDVVTAQATGRLPMADRIAEAVRRRRAVGGPAEQALASLVGLTLRPRRMREAAAMWQAVTDAVGVGARDALWDYPDLMPTAEDIDDPAALVARLEARARGEEPAPDEMDDALARLLAGEEPRAGEETGAADVTGDETGDEAGDESGDEGTDQPRPV, encoded by the coding sequence GTGGCAGACGACGACCGGAGCCCCGAAGACGAATTCCAGGAGCTCATCCGGCAGCTTTTCGGCGGTGAGGGCGGACAGCTCGACCCCGAGCAGCTCTCACAGCTGGCGGGCATGAACATCGATCCCGCGATGATGCAGGCGCTCATGCGGCAGCTGCAGGGCGCCTTCGCGTCGGGCGGCGACGAGGGCGGCATCTCCTGGGACCTGGCGCAGCGCCAGGCGCTGCACATCGCGAACCAGGACGGCCTCGGCATCACCGACGGCCAGCGCACCGACCTCGAGCAGGCGTTCTCGCTCGCGACGCTGTGGCTCAGCGAGGCCACGACGATCTCGGAGCTGGCGACCGCCCCGCGCGCCATGACCCGCGGCGCCTGGGTCGAGGCGACGCTGCCGGTCTGGCAGCAGCTCGCCGAACCCGTGGCCACGAGCATCGCCGACGCCCTCACGGGTGCCCTCAGCGAGCAGGCGCCCGAGGAGATGCAGGGGCTCGTCCAGGGCGCGCGGCGCTTCATGCGCACCGTCGGCGGGTCCCTGTTCGCCACCCAGCTCGGTCACGTCGTGGGCAACCTGTCGAAGGAGGTCGTCTCCGGCGGCGACGTCGGCATCCCGCTGATGCCCGACGGCGAGGCGGCCATCCTGCCGCAGAACTTCGCCGACTTCGGACGCGACCTCGAGATCCCCGACGATCAGCTGGCGCTGTACATCGCGACGCGCGAGCTGGCGCACGCCCGCCTGTTCCGGCACGCTCGCTGGCTGCGCCTGCACGTCATCTCGCAGGTGACGGACTTCGCGCGCGGCATCCGCGTCGACACGAGCGCCCTCGAGGAGCTCGCCAGCAGGTTCGACCCCAGCGAGCCGGAGGAGCTGCGCCGGGCGCTGGAGAGCGGCGCTCTGCTGCCCGCCCGCACCGATGAGCAGGAGACCGCGCTCGTCCGGCTGGAGAACCTGCTCGCGACCATCGAGGGCTGGGTCGACGTGGTCACCGCGCAGGCCACCGGCCGGCTGCCGATGGCCGACCGGATCGCGGAGGCCGTCCGCCGACGCCGTGCGGTCGGCGGTCCCGCCGAGCAGGCGCTGGCCTCGCTCGTCGGCCTCACCCTGCGACCGCGGCGGATGCGGGAGGCTGCCGCGATGTGGCAGGCGGTGACGGACGCGGTCGGCGTCGGCGCGCGCGACGCGCTGTGGGACTACCCCGACCTCATGCCGACCGCCGAGGACATCGACGATCCCGCCGCGCTCGTCGCGCGGCTGGAGGCCAGGGCGCGCGGCGAGGAGCCGGCCCCCGACGAGATGGACGACGCGCTCGCGCGTCTGCTCGCGGGCGAGGAGCCCCGGGCCGGCGAAGAGACCGGTGCGGCAGACGTGACCGGAGACGAGACCGGAGACGAGGCCGGCGACGAGAGCGGCGACGAGGGCACCGACCAGCCGCGCCCGGTGTAA
- a CDS encoding ATP-dependent helicase, translating into MIGRALEGLDERQREAASALRGPVAVLAGAGTGKTRVITHRIAHGVDTGAYSPGRVMAVTFTSKAAGEMRGRLRALGVEGVAARTFHAAALAQLNFFWPTLAGDTAPSIVDNKVRLLAHAADGIGLEPDTATLRDIASGIEWRKVTMRSIEDYVAARPGGVGRYDANRVADLHRAYEKLKDERRQLDFEDVLLACAGMLEAEPHVAKAVHEQYRHFTVDEFQDVSPLQNRLLELWLGDRRDLCVVGDASQTVYSFAGADARFLLEFPHRHADATVVRLETNYRSDASILAVANALMRNRPGALELTAAPAPSANTHRSGDGELPTVSAYDDDLDEARGVAAHIAARIAAGTDPQRIAVLYRAHAQSAELTTALAGKGVATTVLGGRRFFDVPEVRQAVLALRGAAVAPTERGFLDAVRDVLRSLGYTDEAPQAGGALRDAWEARAALLRLAEEAPDGTTLRTFADELLTRAKSQDEPTLRTVTLATLHAAKGLEWDHVYLVGVAEGQLPIGYATTFEHVDEERRLAYVGITRAGRTLHLSWARGHRDRQRSRFLQEIGTDTLRAAGGAGASAAGSRRAAPPRSSQRPPAPR; encoded by the coding sequence ATGATCGGTCGCGCACTGGAAGGGCTGGACGAGCGCCAGCGCGAGGCGGCATCGGCGCTGCGCGGTCCGGTCGCCGTGCTCGCAGGTGCCGGCACGGGCAAGACCCGCGTGATCACCCACCGGATCGCCCACGGCGTCGACACCGGCGCCTACTCGCCGGGGCGTGTCATGGCGGTGACGTTCACCTCGAAGGCTGCGGGCGAGATGCGCGGTCGCCTCCGCGCGCTCGGTGTCGAGGGTGTCGCCGCGCGCACGTTCCACGCCGCCGCCCTCGCGCAGCTGAACTTCTTCTGGCCCACGCTCGCGGGCGACACCGCACCGTCCATCGTCGACAACAAGGTGCGGCTGCTCGCCCATGCCGCCGACGGCATCGGGCTCGAGCCCGACACGGCCACGCTGCGGGACATCGCGTCGGGCATCGAATGGCGCAAGGTCACGATGCGCAGCATCGAGGACTACGTGGCCGCCCGCCCCGGCGGTGTCGGCCGGTACGACGCGAACCGGGTGGCAGATCTCCACCGTGCCTACGAGAAGCTCAAGGACGAGCGCCGTCAGCTCGACTTCGAGGACGTGCTGCTGGCGTGCGCGGGGATGCTGGAGGCCGAGCCCCACGTCGCGAAGGCGGTCCACGAGCAGTACCGCCACTTCACCGTCGACGAGTTCCAGGACGTCTCTCCGCTGCAGAACCGCCTGCTCGAACTGTGGCTCGGCGACCGCCGCGATCTGTGCGTCGTGGGTGACGCCAGTCAGACCGTGTACTCGTTCGCGGGCGCCGACGCGCGCTTCCTGCTCGAGTTCCCGCACCGGCACGCCGACGCCACCGTGGTGCGGCTGGAGACGAACTACCGGTCGGATGCGTCGATCCTCGCCGTCGCGAACGCGCTCATGCGCAACCGGCCGGGTGCCCTCGAGCTGACCGCGGCGCCCGCGCCGTCCGCGAACACGCACCGCTCAGGCGACGGCGAGCTGCCGACGGTCAGCGCCTACGACGACGACCTGGACGAGGCGCGCGGCGTCGCCGCGCACATCGCGGCGCGCATCGCGGCCGGCACCGATCCGCAGCGGATCGCCGTGCTCTACCGCGCGCACGCGCAGTCGGCCGAGCTGACCACGGCGCTGGCGGGCAAGGGCGTGGCGACCACCGTGCTCGGCGGCCGACGGTTCTTCGATGTGCCGGAGGTGCGCCAGGCGGTGCTCGCGCTGCGCGGCGCCGCGGTCGCCCCGACCGAGCGCGGTTTCCTCGACGCGGTCCGCGATGTCCTGCGCTCCCTCGGCTACACGGACGAGGCGCCGCAGGCGGGCGGCGCGCTGCGCGACGCCTGGGAGGCCCGCGCGGCCCTGCTGCGGCTGGCCGAGGAGGCGCCGGACGGCACCACGCTGCGCACCTTCGCCGACGAGCTGCTCACGCGCGCCAAGTCGCAGGACGAGCCGACGCTGCGCACCGTGACGCTGGCGACGCTCCACGCCGCAAAGGGCCTGGAGTGGGATCACGTCTACCTCGTGGGGGTCGCGGAGGGCCAGCTGCCGATCGGCTACGCGACGACGTTCGAGCACGTCGACGAGGAGCGCCGGCTCGCCTACGTCGGCATCACGCGGGCGGGCCGGACGCTGCACCTGTCGTGGGCGCGCGGCCACCGTGATCGGCAGCGCTCCCGCTTCCTCCAGGAGATCGGCACAGACACCCTTCGTGCGGCTGGTGGCGCAGGTGCGTCCGCTGCAGGGAGCCGGCGTGCAGCACCACCGAGATCGAGTCAGCGCCCGCCCGCACCGCGCTGA